Proteins from a single region of Amycolatopsis sp. CA-230715:
- a CDS encoding helix-turn-helix transcriptional regulator: MSSTGAAHVHLGRDAELAALVRAVTTPPAHVVVTGEPGVGKTRLLTEFRRHRLLAGRTVLRARCEPLRKPLPLGPVLEAVAKARLAPVADRLSPVAGVLRAVLPELAPVLPAPPHPLGAELTRHQIFRALREVLVVCGNTVLVLDDIGHADEDTVDFLRFLTGAQPENLAVVTTAVQDAPCGSPIRIALRPWAGDDVDRFARAVLGQATLPPGFAEDLCHRTGGLPGVVREVLRRADPGVAFALPPGVRDSVRDRVARLGPACAEVLAAAAVLAEPVREQALAAVSRLPEDAVSAAVETALRAVLLVETAGRYRIRYPLAAQAILAPIPGTRLRGLHARAAEFLAAQGHAPADVAKHYRGAFELGHWTQWTETAVDRAAAEDGVDEVVRLLEEALDDPELPAAARERFAVRLSHEMHQGLVRAATLARLRAIVRDRALSKAARGEIRMNLGRAMVTQSGEIDAGRHEIELAAAELTQRSPVLARGLMTLAMPHVGAVPVKVNLRWLEKAELASKGVADVELMAAAMANRVSTRMQVADPGVWSVIEALPQAPSSPEVRRQLGRTYINLADAAGWNGHHAVARSYLDTARRLISGARQSYLDALAAGTELRLNVMTGQWSAVAEDARLLIERVGETSSLAAEPLLALGWLDLEQARPTAALRNFENAFALSTGTVPLQASAFAGRTAVHLAAHDTAAARTVAGYGIDALRAKGNWVWAAELMPFAIRALLETDDTEGARSTLAEYEQGVSGRDAPFAKAAALVCRGLIARADGELATAADLLRRAGESYRALPHPYSAASAHERAAECFADLGDHQSAIDLMTAAESAFSDLSAPADALRCRRVLRRFDTTLPRRGRKGYGEALSPRELEVARLAARNLTNREIAEQLFLSPRTVEIHIGKALRKLGLPSRKVLSEALERSSLTG; encoded by the coding sequence ATGTCGTCGACCGGTGCGGCACACGTCCACCTCGGCAGGGACGCCGAGCTGGCCGCGCTGGTCCGCGCCGTGACGACCCCGCCGGCGCACGTCGTGGTCACCGGTGAACCGGGGGTCGGGAAGACCAGGCTGCTCACCGAATTCCGGCGGCACCGGCTCCTCGCGGGCCGGACGGTGCTGCGGGCCCGCTGTGAACCGCTACGCAAACCGCTCCCCCTCGGCCCGGTGCTCGAGGCCGTCGCGAAAGCACGGCTCGCCCCGGTCGCGGACCGCCTGTCCCCCGTCGCGGGCGTGCTGCGCGCGGTCCTCCCGGAGCTGGCCCCCGTGCTGCCCGCGCCGCCGCACCCGCTCGGCGCCGAGCTGACCCGGCACCAGATCTTCCGTGCCCTGCGCGAAGTGCTCGTGGTGTGCGGCAACACCGTTCTCGTCCTCGACGACATCGGGCACGCGGACGAGGACACTGTGGACTTCCTGCGCTTCCTGACCGGTGCGCAGCCGGAAAACCTCGCCGTCGTCACCACCGCCGTCCAGGACGCGCCGTGCGGTTCCCCGATCCGGATCGCCCTGCGGCCCTGGGCCGGCGACGACGTCGACCGGTTCGCCCGTGCCGTCCTCGGGCAGGCGACGCTGCCGCCCGGGTTCGCCGAAGACCTGTGCCACCGCACCGGAGGCTTGCCGGGGGTGGTGCGCGAAGTGCTGCGCCGCGCGGACCCCGGCGTCGCGTTCGCACTGCCGCCGGGTGTCCGCGACTCCGTGCGGGACCGGGTGGCGCGGCTGGGCCCGGCGTGCGCAGAGGTGCTGGCCGCGGCGGCGGTACTGGCGGAACCGGTGCGGGAGCAGGCGCTCGCCGCGGTGTCGCGCCTGCCGGAGGACGCGGTGTCCGCCGCCGTCGAAACCGCGTTGCGGGCGGTGCTGCTCGTCGAGACCGCCGGGCGGTACCGGATCCGGTATCCCCTTGCCGCGCAAGCGATCCTGGCCCCGATCCCGGGCACCCGGCTGCGCGGGCTGCACGCGCGCGCCGCCGAATTCCTCGCGGCACAGGGACACGCGCCCGCCGACGTCGCGAAGCACTACCGCGGGGCGTTCGAACTCGGCCACTGGACACAGTGGACGGAGACCGCGGTGGACCGCGCCGCCGCGGAGGACGGCGTCGACGAGGTCGTCCGGCTGCTGGAGGAAGCACTCGACGATCCCGAACTGCCCGCCGCCGCGCGGGAGCGGTTCGCGGTGCGGTTGAGCCACGAAATGCACCAGGGCCTGGTCCGGGCCGCGACGCTGGCCCGCCTGCGGGCGATCGTGCGCGACCGCGCGCTGAGCAAGGCCGCGCGCGGCGAGATCCGGATGAACCTCGGCAGGGCGATGGTCACGCAGTCCGGGGAGATCGACGCGGGACGGCACGAGATCGAACTCGCCGCCGCGGAGCTGACCCAGCGCAGCCCGGTACTGGCGCGCGGCCTGATGACACTGGCGATGCCGCACGTCGGCGCGGTACCGGTGAAGGTCAACCTGCGCTGGCTGGAAAAGGCGGAACTGGCGAGCAAGGGCGTCGCCGACGTCGAACTGATGGCGGCCGCCATGGCGAACCGGGTGTCCACCCGCATGCAGGTCGCCGACCCCGGCGTGTGGTCGGTGATCGAAGCGCTGCCGCAGGCCCCGTCCTCGCCCGAGGTGCGGCGGCAGCTCGGGCGGACCTACATCAACCTCGCCGACGCGGCGGGGTGGAACGGCCACCACGCCGTCGCACGCTCCTATTTGGACACCGCGCGCCGGTTGATCAGCGGCGCGCGCCAGTCCTATCTCGACGCGCTCGCCGCGGGCACCGAGCTTCGTCTCAACGTGATGACCGGCCAGTGGTCGGCCGTCGCCGAGGACGCGCGCCTGCTGATCGAGCGCGTCGGCGAGACCAGTTCACTCGCGGCGGAGCCGCTGCTCGCGCTCGGCTGGCTCGACCTCGAACAGGCCAGGCCGACAGCGGCGCTGCGCAACTTCGAAAACGCGTTCGCGCTTTCGACCGGAACGGTGCCGCTGCAAGCTTCGGCGTTCGCCGGGCGTACCGCGGTTCACCTCGCGGCCCACGACACCGCGGCGGCGCGCACCGTCGCCGGATACGGCATCGATGCCTTGCGCGCCAAGGGAAACTGGGTGTGGGCCGCCGAACTGATGCCCTTCGCCATCCGCGCGCTGCTGGAAACCGACGACACCGAGGGCGCGCGATCGACCCTCGCCGAATACGAGCAAGGGGTGTCCGGTCGCGACGCCCCCTTCGCCAAAGCCGCCGCCCTGGTGTGCCGAGGGCTGATCGCGCGCGCGGACGGCGAACTCGCCACGGCCGCCGACCTGCTGCGCCGCGCGGGCGAGTCCTACCGCGCGCTGCCGCACCCCTACTCGGCGGCGTCCGCACACGAACGCGCCGCCGAATGCTTCGCCGACCTCGGCGACCACCAGAGCGCGATCGACCTGATGACCGCGGCGGAATCCGCGTTCAGCGACCTGTCCGCGCCGGCGGACGCGTTGCGGTGCCGCCGCGTGCTCCGGCGCTTCGACACCACACTGCCCCGCCGAGGCCGCAAAGGCTACGGCGAAGCGCTTTCCCCGCGCGAACTCGAAGTCGCCCGCCTCGCCGCGCGCAACCTCACGAACCGCGAAATCGCCGAACAGCTCTTCCTTTCCCCGCGCACGGTCGAAATCCACATCGGGAAAGCACTGCGAAAGCTCGGGCTGCCGTCGAGAAAAGTACTCAGCGAAGCGCTGGAACGCTCGTCGCTCACCGGGTGA
- a CDS encoding dioxygenase family protein, with product MDEFPDGDHETTTEGPGGREISRKTALKAALAAGVTVPLAMIAVPALARTNVTTGAVPELTPPCDDGDEPTPPQMEGPYFKPSSPERTNLVTPGMPGTKLSVTGYVFGLACRPLSRVLLDFWQADDNGAYDMAGYTLRGHQYTNAQGAFTLSTIVPGLYPGRTRHIHVKVQAPGRSILTTQLYFPGEPRNNTDSLFDPRLLMNVRDGQGGREAAFDFVLNVPQTGTPTTSPTTPPTTPTTPPGGDSWIAGTSYTAGARVTYGGRAFVCLQGHLAQAGWEPPSVPALWRAE from the coding sequence ATGGATGAGTTCCCGGATGGCGACCACGAAACCACCACGGAAGGGCCCGGCGGCAGGGAGATCAGCCGCAAGACCGCGTTGAAGGCCGCGCTGGCCGCCGGTGTCACGGTGCCGCTGGCCATGATCGCCGTACCGGCGCTGGCCCGCACGAACGTGACCACCGGTGCGGTACCCGAGTTGACGCCGCCGTGCGACGACGGCGACGAGCCGACCCCGCCCCAGATGGAGGGCCCCTACTTCAAGCCGAGTTCGCCCGAGCGGACCAACCTGGTCACCCCTGGCATGCCGGGGACGAAGCTGAGCGTGACCGGGTACGTGTTCGGGCTGGCGTGCCGCCCGCTGAGCCGGGTGCTGCTGGACTTCTGGCAGGCCGACGACAACGGCGCCTACGACATGGCCGGCTACACCCTCCGCGGGCACCAGTACACCAACGCGCAGGGCGCCTTCACACTGTCCACGATCGTGCCCGGCCTCTACCCCGGCCGGACCCGGCACATCCACGTGAAGGTGCAGGCACCGGGACGGTCGATCCTGACCACGCAGCTGTACTTCCCCGGCGAGCCGCGCAACAACACCGACTCGTTGTTCGACCCGCGCCTGCTGATGAACGTCCGCGACGGCCAGGGCGGCAGGGAGGCGGCGTTCGACTTCGTCCTCAACGTGCCGCAGACCGGCACGCCGACGACCTCGCCCACCACACCGCCGACGACGCCGACCACGCCGCCCGGCGGGGACAGCTGGATCGCGGGCACCTCGTACACGGCGGGCGCGCGCGTCACCTACGGCGGCCGCGCGTTCGTGTGCCTGCAGGGCCATTTGGCCCAGGCGGGCTGGGAACCGCCGTCGGTTCCCGCGCTGTGGCGGGCCGAATGA
- a CDS encoding AraC family transcriptional regulator — protein MRDTTVSPGTSCHADRTGEPPMHRLEVPLPNALPFAAGTFDTIGPMARASFPHRHTFHEIAHVTAGTGTHVVDLARWELRPPHLYVLTPGQVHHWENARGLTGTVVLFTDDFLLDHPADRDLLRRLSERPWLTPDAADDAVLLRLVTELEDEYRRADEGAESVLRALLHILVVRIARLSALAVETSSVRSAGVVEEFTRLTADPALCSVGEYAARIGVTPGYLTKVVKAETGRTPSQLARAARMLEAKRLLATTALTVRQVAARVGFADPAYFCRFFRRETGVSPGDFRRVGDLLHHPREKHHDQRIESIVSAAPRP, from the coding sequence ATGCGCGATACCACCGTGTCACCGGGAACGTCCTGCCACGCCGACCGCACCGGCGAGCCGCCGATGCACCGGCTGGAGGTCCCGCTGCCGAACGCACTCCCGTTCGCCGCGGGCACGTTCGACACCATCGGCCCGATGGCGAGGGCGTCCTTCCCGCACCGCCACACCTTCCACGAGATCGCCCATGTCACCGCGGGGACCGGCACGCACGTCGTCGATCTGGCGCGCTGGGAGCTGCGCCCGCCGCACCTGTACGTGCTCACCCCCGGCCAAGTGCACCACTGGGAGAACGCGCGCGGGCTGACCGGGACCGTCGTCCTGTTCACCGACGACTTCCTCCTCGACCATCCCGCGGACCGCGACCTCCTCCGGCGGCTGAGCGAGCGCCCGTGGCTGACCCCGGACGCCGCCGACGACGCCGTGCTGCTCCGCCTCGTCACCGAGCTGGAGGACGAATACCGGCGCGCGGACGAAGGGGCCGAGTCGGTCCTGCGCGCACTGCTGCACATACTCGTGGTCCGCATCGCCCGGCTTTCCGCGCTGGCGGTGGAGACGTCCTCGGTGCGGTCGGCGGGGGTGGTCGAGGAGTTCACCCGGCTGACCGCCGATCCCGCGCTGTGCTCGGTCGGCGAGTACGCGGCGCGCATCGGCGTCACCCCCGGCTACCTCACCAAGGTCGTCAAGGCGGAAACCGGCCGCACCCCGTCGCAGCTGGCCCGCGCGGCGCGCATGCTCGAAGCGAAGCGGCTGCTGGCCACGACGGCGCTGACCGTGCGGCAGGTCGCGGCAAGGGTCGGCTTCGCCGATCCCGCCTACTTCTGCCGGTTCTTCCGGCGGGAAACCGGGGTGAGCCCCGGCGACTTCAGACGTGTCGGCGATCTGCTCCACCACCCCCGTGAAAAACACCACGACCAGCGGATCGAGTCCATCGTCAGCGCCGCACCGCGGCCGTAG
- a CDS encoding DUF1707 SHOCT-like domain-containing protein, whose amino-acid sequence MTEDPLRLRASDADRERVAQALYHASGTGQLTLDELEDRLAHLYAAKTLVETEAVVADLQTRPVAAAEPAQGPKRSFAVLSGVDRRGEWTLPPRHRAVAFWGGATIDLRYARLISARTRISAFAIMGGIEIIAPEDLTVEVGGTGLMGGFRTARRSRRQAAPPGAPVVVVSGLAFWGSVKVVRKTRKERRR is encoded by the coding sequence ATGACCGAAGACCCCCTGCGGCTCCGCGCCTCCGACGCCGACCGCGAACGCGTTGCCCAGGCGCTCTACCACGCCTCCGGCACCGGCCAGCTGACCCTGGACGAGCTCGAAGACCGGCTCGCCCACCTCTACGCGGCGAAAACACTCGTCGAAACCGAAGCCGTGGTGGCCGATCTCCAGACCAGGCCCGTCGCCGCCGCGGAACCCGCACAGGGACCGAAGCGGTCTTTCGCTGTGCTGTCCGGAGTGGACAGACGAGGCGAGTGGACGCTGCCGCCGCGGCACCGCGCGGTGGCGTTCTGGGGCGGGGCCACGATCGACCTGCGGTACGCCAGGCTCATCTCGGCTCGCACGCGGATCTCCGCGTTCGCGATCATGGGCGGGATCGAGATCATCGCGCCGGAGGACCTCACGGTCGAGGTCGGCGGCACCGGCCTGATGGGCGGTTTCCGCACCGCGAGGCGCTCCCGGCGCCAAGCGGCCCCGCCCGGCGCGCCGGTGGTCGTGGTCAGCGGGCTGGCGTTCTGGGGCTCGGTCAAGGTCGTCCGCAAGACGCGCAAGGAGCGTCGACGCTAG
- a CDS encoding S8 family peptidase: protein MHRTGKTLLALGVLGPLLALGAGTSVAAEPEGVVVQAKQHYGDQYIVKLKDGVAGVQAASASLTQRYGGEVRSTYTATIHGFSVKKMTERQARRLAADPAVETVYQDGTARGADTQSNPTWGLDRIDQKNLPLDKKYTYANGGEGVTAYDIDSGINPGNPEYEGRASLGKDFFGGDGKDCHGHGSHTSGTIGSKTYGVAKKVKIVGLKVLGCDNTGPDSGIIDAVDWVTANAHKPAVANMSLTMDSPGVGDDALKKSIASGVVYGVAAGNASSDACNTSPARVPEAITVNASDQSDNRASFSNYGSCTDIFGPGVNVTSLSPSSGGTANMSGTSMATPHVVGAAALYLAANPSATPQQVRDALVQNATDGVVKNPGSGSPNKLLNTAFIGSGGPGPKCGTKTGTVPVAIPDAGDEVTSSLTQDGCDGKASAALPVKVDIGHSYSADLAIDLIGPSGKAFRLQDAGGVGSADGVHRTYQVNASAESANGTWKLRVRDVYRFDTGSVEGFSITF, encoded by the coding sequence ATGCACAGGACCGGAAAGACCCTGCTGGCACTCGGCGTGCTTGGCCCGCTGCTCGCGCTCGGCGCGGGGACGTCCGTGGCCGCCGAGCCCGAAGGTGTCGTGGTGCAGGCGAAGCAGCACTACGGCGACCAGTACATCGTGAAGCTCAAGGACGGCGTCGCGGGTGTCCAGGCCGCCTCGGCCTCGTTGACCCAGCGCTACGGCGGTGAGGTGCGCTCGACCTACACGGCCACGATCCACGGGTTCTCGGTGAAGAAGATGACCGAACGGCAGGCCCGCAGGCTCGCCGCCGATCCCGCGGTCGAAACCGTGTACCAGGACGGCACCGCTAGGGGCGCCGACACCCAGAGCAATCCCACCTGGGGGCTCGACCGGATCGACCAGAAGAACCTGCCGCTGGACAAGAAGTACACCTACGCCAACGGCGGCGAGGGTGTCACGGCCTACGACATCGACAGCGGGATCAACCCCGGCAACCCCGAATACGAAGGACGGGCGAGCCTCGGGAAGGACTTCTTCGGCGGGGACGGCAAGGACTGCCACGGCCACGGCAGCCACACCTCCGGCACGATCGGCAGCAAGACCTACGGCGTGGCGAAGAAGGTCAAGATCGTCGGTCTCAAGGTGCTCGGCTGCGACAACACCGGGCCCGATTCCGGGATCATCGACGCCGTCGACTGGGTGACCGCGAACGCGCACAAGCCCGCGGTGGCGAACATGAGCCTCACCATGGACTCGCCCGGTGTCGGCGACGACGCGCTCAAGAAGTCCATCGCCTCCGGTGTCGTCTACGGCGTCGCCGCGGGCAACGCGTCGAGCGACGCGTGCAACACGAGCCCCGCGCGGGTGCCCGAAGCGATCACCGTGAACGCGTCCGACCAGAGCGACAACCGGGCGTCGTTTTCGAACTACGGGTCCTGCACGGACATCTTCGGCCCCGGTGTCAACGTCACGTCGCTCAGCCCGAGCAGCGGCGGTACGGCGAACATGAGCGGGACCTCGATGGCGACCCCGCACGTCGTCGGCGCGGCGGCGCTCTACCTCGCGGCCAATCCGTCGGCGACACCGCAGCAGGTGCGGGACGCGCTCGTGCAGAACGCCACCGACGGCGTCGTGAAGAACCCGGGCAGCGGATCGCCGAACAAACTGCTGAACACCGCGTTCATCGGCAGCGGCGGACCGGGGCCGAAGTGCGGGACCAAGACCGGCACCGTTCCGGTCGCGATCCCGGACGCCGGTGACGAAGTGACCAGCTCGCTCACCCAGGACGGCTGCGACGGCAAGGCCTCGGCCGCGCTGCCGGTCAAGGTCGACATCGGACACAGCTACTCCGCCGATCTCGCGATCGATCTGATCGGCCCGAGCGGAAAGGCGTTCCGGCTCCAGGACGCGGGTGGCGTCGGTTCGGCCGACGGCGTGCACCGGACCTACCAGGTGAACGCGTCGGCGGAAAGCGCGAACGGCACCTGGAAACTGCGGGTGCGCGACGTCTACCGGTTCGACACCGGTTCGGTTGAAGGATTCAGCATCACCTTCTGA
- a CDS encoding trypsin-like serine protease — MQKKLRRLGLLALAATAFSGVVPTAGAATTGTGIAPTDEARLPSEMHTADIGGEPASVKDYPFVIAALREGGPRPKGQSCTGSVVAPRKVVVAAHCKELEGKKTVLYGLDDLKGAGGTQLNVVDYQTHPNFTQPWNGYDVAIITTDADIPVPAGGYAKIATSADAGLEKPGRDGFSLGYGKKDYNDTQQDVTLHKLTLPIVDASRCTGVENGVDPKTMICAGYPDGRKTVLPGDSGGPFIVDGKVIGLTSWSRSDFRWYSVYSRLNNDMGDWVAKQIGESPSSDKFTLGASPGSVKVDPGKYVSTSVTSKAGKNGAEKVELTASGLPDGAKATFQPATINSGDTAKLTIETAANTPEKDYTVTISGKGITDTATTKLTLTVGKGTPPTGDVKVTVTPGSGSGRPGMFTNATVSATGTGSIKLSASGSGLPIPPFFNPQTISSGGSSTMQIIAPFQTGTYPITITATDSTGKTGTTTYTLTIG; from the coding sequence GTGCAGAAGAAACTACGCAGACTCGGGTTGCTGGCATTGGCCGCGACCGCCTTTTCCGGGGTCGTGCCCACCGCGGGCGCGGCCACGACGGGCACCGGCATCGCGCCGACGGACGAAGCGCGCCTTCCCAGCGAAATGCACACCGCGGACATCGGCGGTGAACCGGCCTCGGTGAAGGACTACCCGTTCGTCATCGCCGCGCTGCGCGAAGGCGGGCCGCGGCCGAAGGGCCAGAGCTGCACCGGATCCGTGGTGGCACCGCGCAAGGTCGTGGTCGCCGCGCACTGCAAGGAACTCGAGGGCAAGAAGACCGTCCTCTACGGACTCGACGATCTCAAGGGCGCTGGCGGCACCCAGCTGAACGTCGTCGACTACCAGACCCACCCGAACTTCACGCAGCCGTGGAACGGCTACGACGTCGCGATCATCACCACTGACGCCGATATCCCGGTGCCCGCCGGCGGTTACGCCAAGATCGCCACCTCGGCGGACGCCGGGCTGGAGAAACCGGGCAGGGACGGGTTCAGCCTCGGCTACGGGAAGAAGGATTACAACGACACCCAGCAGGACGTCACGCTGCACAAGCTGACGCTGCCGATCGTCGACGCGAGCCGGTGCACCGGCGTGGAGAACGGCGTCGACCCGAAGACGATGATCTGCGCCGGATATCCCGACGGCCGCAAGACCGTGCTGCCGGGTGACAGCGGCGGCCCGTTCATCGTGGACGGAAAGGTGATCGGGCTGACCTCGTGGAGCCGCAGCGACTTCAGGTGGTACAGCGTCTACAGCAGACTGAACAACGACATGGGCGACTGGGTCGCCAAGCAGATCGGTGAATCGCCGTCGAGCGACAAGTTCACGCTCGGCGCCAGTCCCGGTTCGGTGAAGGTCGATCCCGGTAAGTACGTCTCGACGAGCGTCACCAGCAAGGCGGGCAAGAACGGCGCCGAAAAGGTCGAACTCACCGCCTCCGGCCTTCCCGACGGCGCCAAGGCCACCTTCCAGCCCGCCACCATCAACTCCGGCGACACCGCCAAACTCACCATCGAAACCGCCGCCAACACCCCCGAAAAGGACTACACCGTAACGATTTCCGGCAAGGGCATCACCGACACCGCCACCACCAAGCTCACCCTCACCGTCGGCAAGGGCACACCGCCCACCGGCGACGTCAAGGTCACCGTCACCCCCGGCAGCGGCTCAGGCAGGCCCGGCATGTTCACCAACGCCACCGTCTCCGCCACCGGAACCGGCTCGATCAAGCTGTCGGCCTCCGGCTCCGGCCTGCCCATCCCGCCGTTCTTCAACCCCCAGACCATTTCCTCCGGCGGTAGCTCCACCATGCAGATCATCGCCCCCTTCCAAACGGGCACCTACCCGATCACCATCACCGCCACCGACTCCACCGGCAAGACCGGCACCACCACCTACACCCTCACCATCGGCTGA
- a CDS encoding alpha/beta fold hydrolase codes for MAASVTGAAVLAAGGWAARNLKAYDVARARTRAAGFVEEQVRIDGSTINYARGPIGNAPPLLLIHGQGVDWQNYAPVLPALAEHFSVFAVDVYGHGGSDRVPEKYSATAIGADLARFVEDVAGTPAVVSGHSSGGQLAAWLAGNRPDLVRAAVLEDPPLFTTLLPRAEKTWNWVDLATTCHTFLQSGETDWVAHSFVRQKLWDFFGDGADRIVRAGLKRHAKHPGRPIRLFFMPPGWNDMQRAMLNYDPRFGDAFYTGRWDHGFDHEGTLRGIEAPTTLVHANWKYGTGGVLQGAIDDDDAARIASLIKDVELVEVDSGHDVHGEHPDRFVELVRSIDDRSR; via the coding sequence GTGGCCGCATCGGTGACCGGCGCGGCCGTGCTCGCGGCCGGTGGGTGGGCCGCGCGGAACCTGAAGGCCTACGACGTGGCGAGGGCGCGAACCAGAGCCGCGGGCTTCGTCGAGGAGCAGGTGAGGATCGACGGCTCCACGATCAACTACGCCCGCGGGCCGATCGGGAACGCGCCGCCGCTGTTGCTGATCCACGGACAGGGTGTCGACTGGCAGAACTACGCGCCGGTGCTGCCGGCACTCGCCGAGCATTTCTCGGTCTTCGCCGTCGATGTGTACGGTCACGGCGGTTCGGACCGAGTGCCGGAGAAGTACTCCGCGACGGCGATCGGAGCCGATCTCGCTCGTTTCGTCGAAGATGTGGCCGGAACACCAGCCGTGGTGTCCGGGCACTCGTCGGGTGGCCAGCTGGCGGCCTGGCTCGCGGGCAACCGGCCCGATCTGGTCCGGGCGGCCGTGCTGGAGGACCCGCCGCTGTTCACCACCCTGTTGCCGCGCGCCGAGAAGACCTGGAACTGGGTCGATCTAGCCACCACCTGCCACACCTTCTTGCAGTCCGGCGAGACGGACTGGGTCGCGCACAGTTTCGTCCGGCAGAAGCTCTGGGACTTTTTCGGTGACGGCGCGGATCGGATCGTCCGGGCCGGTCTGAAACGGCACGCCAAGCATCCGGGCCGACCGATCAGGCTGTTCTTCATGCCGCCGGGCTGGAACGACATGCAGCGCGCCATGCTGAACTACGATCCCCGCTTCGGCGACGCCTTCTACACCGGGCGCTGGGATCACGGGTTCGATCACGAGGGGACGCTGCGCGGGATCGAAGCACCCACGACCCTTGTCCACGCGAACTGGAAGTACGGAACCGGCGGGGTCCTGCAGGGGGCCATCGACGACGATGACGCCGCGCGGATCGCGTCGCTGATCAAGGACGTCGAACTGGTCGAGGTCGACAGCGGTCACGACGTCCACGGCGAACACCCCGATCGGTTCGTGGAGCTGGTGCGCTCGATCGACGACCGGAGCCGGTGA
- a CDS encoding histone-like nucleoid-structuring protein Lsr2, producing MAQKISVQMLDDIDGSEATQTVPFALDGVSYEIDLSDDNAARLRDELAVYVGAGQRVGGRKIRLATGQSAAEGSSTTTTADRERNRQIRVWAQENGYEVAERGRLSGEIVSAYEAAQQAPVEKAAEKPARKRAPRRKKAASVA from the coding sequence ATGGCTCAAAAAATCAGCGTCCAGATGCTCGACGACATCGACGGCTCCGAAGCGACCCAGACGGTTCCCTTCGCCCTCGACGGCGTTTCCTACGAGATCGATCTGTCCGACGACAACGCGGCGAGGCTTCGTGACGAACTGGCGGTCTACGTCGGCGCGGGTCAACGCGTCGGCGGGCGGAAGATCCGCCTCGCCACCGGGCAGAGCGCTGCCGAGGGCAGTTCCACCACGACCACGGCCGACCGCGAGCGGAACCGTCAGATCCGGGTCTGGGCTCAGGAGAACGGCTACGAGGTCGCCGAGCGCGGCCGCCTCTCCGGTGAAATCGTCTCGGCCTACGAGGCGGCTCAGCAGGCGCCGGTGGAAAAGGCGGCCGAGAAGCCTGCCCGCAAGCGCGCCCCGAGGCGCAAGAAGGCGGCCAGCGTCGCCTGA